A stretch of the Fusobacterium varium genome encodes the following:
- the ung gene encoding uracil-DNA glycosylase: MVNLGNDWDEVLKNEFEKEYYQKLRKLLIAEYKTETIYPKMENIFSALKLTSYKDCKVLILGQDPYHGPNQAHGLAFSVNIGIKTPPSLQNMYKELRDELGLYVPNNGYLVPWAEQGILLLNTALTVRAGAANSHSKIGWEIFTDNIIKYLNDREDPVIFVLWGGNARKKKSFINTDRHYILEAAHPSPLSAHNGFFGCGHFKKINEILSSLGKKEINWQIENI; encoded by the coding sequence ATGGTAAACCTAGGAAATGATTGGGATGAAGTACTAAAAAATGAGTTTGAGAAGGAATATTATCAAAAGCTGAGAAAACTTCTAATAGCAGAATATAAAACTGAAACTATTTATCCAAAAATGGAAAATATATTTTCAGCATTAAAACTTACTAGTTATAAAGATTGTAAAGTGTTGATTTTAGGACAAGATCCTTATCATGGTCCTAATCAGGCACATGGGTTAGCATTTTCAGTGAATATAGGGATAAAAACTCCTCCTTCACTACAAAATATGTATAAAGAACTTAGAGATGAATTAGGATTATATGTACCAAATAATGGATATTTAGTTCCTTGGGCAGAACAGGGAATACTTCTTTTAAATACTGCTCTTACAGTAAGAGCAGGAGCAGCAAACTCTCATTCAAAAATAGGATGGGAAATATTTACAGACAATATAATTAAATATTTAAATGATAGAGAGGATCCAGTTATATTTGTTTTATGGGGAGGAAATGCAAGAAAGAAAAAATCTTTTATTAATACAGATAGACATTATATACTTGAAGCAGCACATCCAAGTCCTCTGTCAGCTCATAATGGATTTTTTGGTTGTGGTCATTTCAAAAAGATAAACGAAATATTGAGTAGTTTAGGTAAGAAAGAAATCAACTGGCAGATAGAAAATATATAA
- a CDS encoding aspartate racemase, producing MKEKVVGILGGMGPEATIDLFSRIVEETHAKCDEDHLRIIIDNNPKMPSRQDAIMKGTESPVAAMVATAENLKKAGADFIIIGANTAHYFYDEVASQVDIPFLHIIEEAVKEMMRQVPGIKKVGVMATNAAVKIKLYDKCCAKFGIEVIAAEEKVQNKVHDTIFDFKYNGVTEKNVKDATECAEYFVKNGAEALIMGCTEIPIILKGKSFTVPLIDPNDIIGKVAVAYAKNKYEL from the coding sequence ATGAAAGAAAAAGTTGTAGGAATATTAGGGGGAATGGGGCCAGAAGCTACTATAGATCTTTTTTCTAGAATAGTAGAAGAAACTCATGCAAAGTGTGATGAAGATCATTTGAGAATAATAATCGACAATAACCCAAAAATGCCAAGCAGACAAGATGCAATTATGAAAGGGACAGAAAGTCCAGTTGCAGCTATGGTTGCTACAGCAGAGAATTTAAAAAAAGCGGGGGCTGATTTTATAATAATTGGGGCAAATACAGCACATTATTTTTATGATGAAGTTGCCAGTCAAGTAGATATACCATTTTTACATATAATAGAAGAAGCAGTTAAAGAAATGATGCGTCAGGTGCCAGGAATAAAAAAAGTGGGGGTAATGGCTACCAATGCAGCTGTGAAAATTAAATTGTATGATAAATGCTGTGCAAAATTTGGAATAGAAGTAATAGCTGCAGAAGAAAAAGTACAAAATAAAGTACATGATACTATATTTGACTTTAAATACAATGGGGTTACAGAAAAAAATGTAAAAGATGCCACAGAGTGTGCTGAATATTTTGTAAAAAATGGAGCAGAGGCATTAATAATGGGATGTACAGAAATTCCAATTATATTAAAAGGGAAGAGTTTTACAGTGCCTCTTATAGATCCTAATGATATTATAGGAAAAGTGGCAGTAGCTTACGCAAAAAATAAATATGAATTATAA
- the murE gene encoding UDP-N-acetylmuramoyl-L-alanyl-D-glutamate--2 6-diaminopimelate ligase, with translation MEKFLNGLEYEILKDVVKDEEYTGIEYDSRKIKTGNIFVALEGAVSDGHNYIEQAVKNGAKCILVSKKIETAFPVKYIWIKDLRRKLGVIASNFYNWPQKNLKIIGITGTNGKTTTTYLIESILGSNKTARIGTVEYKIGDEVIEAPNTTPESLDIVKMCKRSVEKGMEYFVMEVSSHALDLGRVDMLEFDVSMFTNLTLDHLDFHKTMEDYFQAKRKLFTMMKKGCEKNCVINIDDLYGKRLSSEFGGISYGMHNEGRVRGKIVEFHGDGQEVEFHIDDFSTRIKLAILGRYNVYNVLGAISIALLLGIKREIVLDKIKELKGAPGRYELVNCGQDFTVIVDYSHTGDALENILKSINELKKGKVITVFGCGGDRDPSKRPVMGEIAERLSDMAIVTSDNPRTEDPHEIVEQVLEGMKGKNHIVVEDRDHAISKAIELAETKDIILIAGKGHETYQILGRKKIHFDDREIARREIVKKKKMK, from the coding sequence ATGGAAAAATTTCTTAATGGACTGGAATATGAAATTTTAAAAGATGTAGTTAAAGATGAAGAGTATACTGGGATAGAGTATGATTCTAGAAAAATAAAAACTGGGAATATATTTGTTGCTTTAGAAGGTGCAGTATCTGATGGGCATAATTATATAGAACAGGCAGTAAAAAATGGAGCTAAATGCATATTAGTGTCTAAAAAAATAGAAACTGCTTTTCCAGTTAAATATATTTGGATTAAAGATCTAAGAAGAAAATTAGGAGTAATAGCTTCTAATTTTTATAATTGGCCTCAAAAAAATTTAAAAATTATAGGAATAACTGGAACAAATGGAAAAACAACAACAACTTATCTTATAGAATCTATATTAGGAAGTAATAAGACAGCAAGGATAGGAACTGTAGAATATAAAATAGGAGATGAAGTAATAGAAGCTCCTAATACTACTCCAGAATCTTTGGATATTGTGAAGATGTGCAAGAGATCTGTAGAAAAAGGAATGGAATATTTTGTAATGGAAGTGAGTTCTCATGCTCTTGATCTTGGTAGAGTGGATATGCTTGAATTTGATGTAAGTATGTTTACTAACTTGACTTTAGATCACCTTGATTTTCATAAAACAATGGAAGATTATTTTCAGGCAAAAAGAAAACTTTTTACAATGATGAAAAAAGGTTGTGAAAAGAATTGTGTTATCAATATAGATGATTTATATGGAAAAAGACTTTCTTCAGAGTTTGGAGGAATTTCTTATGGTATGCACAATGAAGGAAGAGTAAGAGGAAAAATCGTAGAGTTTCATGGAGATGGACAGGAAGTAGAATTTCATATAGATGATTTTTCAACAAGAATAAAACTCGCTATACTTGGAAGATATAATGTGTACAATGTCCTTGGAGCAATTTCTATAGCATTGCTTTTAGGAATAAAAAGAGAAATTGTTCTTGATAAAATAAAAGAATTAAAAGGAGCACCAGGAAGGTATGAGTTAGTAAATTGTGGACAAGATTTTACGGTAATAGTAGATTACTCTCATACTGGAGATGCACTTGAAAATATATTGAAAAGTATAAATGAATTGAAAAAAGGAAAAGTAATAACAGTTTTTGGATGTGGTGGAGACAGAGATCCAAGCAAAAGACCTGTTATGGGAGAAATAGCTGAAAGATTGAGTGATATGGCAATAGTGACATCAGATAATCCAAGAACAGAGGATCCGCACGAAATAGTGGAACAAGTACTGGAAGGAATGAAAGGAAAAAATCATATTGTGGTGGAGGATAGAGATCATGCTATATCTAAAGCTATAGAATTAGCAGAAACAAAAGATATTATTCTCATAGCTGGAAAAGGACATGAAACTTATCAAATATTGGGCAGAAAAAAAATACATTTTGATGATAGAGAAATAGCTAGAAGAGAGATAGTGAAAAAGAAAAAGATGAAGTAA
- a CDS encoding putative mechanosensitive ion channel protein, with protein sequence MHALLESFLTDIFTALPGLVIRGLILIVLFIIWPKLLGMILTTYKKTLEKKNVDPLLESFTVSLLKTIAYIALFFVVVSVIGIKATSLVTVLGTAGIAVGLALQGSLSNLAGGVLILFFKQFSKGDYISNNGGIEGTVDQIHILYTTLITTDNKVIVVPNGQLANNAIINYSRKPERRLDMVFSVSYDTSTDKAKELLRQIAENHPAVLKDKAITIRMAKQNASSLDFNFRVWVKSSDYWDTLYDFNEEVKKVFDENGIEIPYQKIDIYNRTEK encoded by the coding sequence ATGCATGCATTATTAGAAAGTTTTCTGACAGATATTTTTACTGCTCTTCCAGGGTTAGTAATCAGAGGTTTAATTCTGATAGTTTTATTTATAATTTGGCCTAAACTTTTAGGAATGATTTTAACAACTTATAAAAAGACACTTGAGAAGAAAAACGTTGATCCATTACTTGAAAGTTTTACAGTTTCGTTACTCAAAACAATTGCCTATATAGCTTTATTCTTTGTGGTGGTCAGTGTAATAGGAATAAAAGCGACGTCTCTTGTTACAGTTTTAGGTACAGCAGGTATCGCAGTTGGTTTGGCATTACAAGGAAGTTTATCTAATTTGGCTGGAGGAGTTCTTATCCTTTTCTTCAAACAGTTTTCAAAAGGAGATTATATTTCTAATAATGGGGGAATAGAAGGAACAGTAGACCAGATACATATTCTTTATACTACTCTTATCACAACAGATAATAAAGTGATAGTAGTTCCTAATGGACAGCTTGCAAATAACGCAATAATAAACTATTCTAGAAAACCAGAGAGAAGATTGGACATGGTATTTTCTGTCTCATATGATACTTCAACAGATAAAGCTAAAGAATTATTGAGACAAATAGCAGAAAACCATCCAGCAGTATTAAAAGATAAAGCAATAACAATAAGAATGGCTAAACAAAATGCAAGCTCTCTTGATTTCAACTTCAGAGTTTGGGTGAAGAGTTCAGATTACTGGGATACGTTATATGATTTCAATGAAGAGGTAAAAAAAGTCTTTGATGAAAACGGCATTGAAATTCCATATCAGAAAATTGATATATACAATAGAACTGAAAAGTAA
- the guaB gene encoding inosine-5-monophosphate dehydrogenase translates to MNGKIVKEAITFDDVLLVPAKSDVLPHEVSLKTNLTKDIVLNVPILSAAMDTVTESDLAIALARQGGIGFIHKNMSIADQAAEVDRVKRIESGMIRNPVTLKEDCTVGFAEDLMRRYKISGLPVIEDDGRLIGIVTNRDIKYHKDMEQLVGEIMTKENLITAPVGTTLEQAKEVLLSNRIEKLPITDEAGYLKGLITIKDIDNLVEYPNACKDTHGTLRVGAAVGIGADTLERVEALVRAGVDIITVDSAHGHSAGVIKKIREIREAFPDLNLIGGNIVTAEAALDLIAAGVNAVKVGIGPGSICTTRVVAGVGVPQLTAVNDVYQVCKDRGIGVIADGGIKLSGDIVKALAAGADCVMLGGLLAGTKEAPGEEIILEGRRYKIYVGMGSIAAMKRGSKDRYFQNDAQKLVPEGIEGRIAYKGNLKDVIFQLCGGIRAGMGYCGTPTIEDLKINGRFIKITGAGLKESHPHDITITKEAPNYSK, encoded by the coding sequence ATGAACGGAAAAATAGTAAAAGAAGCTATTACATTTGATGATGTGCTATTGGTGCCAGCAAAATCAGACGTTTTACCACATGAGGTAAGTCTAAAAACTAATCTTACAAAGGATATAGTACTTAATGTACCAATTCTTAGTGCTGCAATGGATACTGTAACTGAATCAGATTTAGCTATTGCTTTAGCAAGACAAGGAGGGATTGGATTTATTCATAAAAATATGAGTATAGCTGATCAGGCTGCTGAAGTAGACAGAGTAAAAAGAATTGAAAGTGGAATGATAAGAAATCCTGTTACTTTAAAAGAAGATTGTACAGTAGGATTTGCTGAAGATTTGATGAGAAGATATAAAATATCTGGACTTCCAGTTATTGAAGATGATGGAAGACTTATAGGTATAGTTACAAATAGAGATATAAAATATCACAAAGATATGGAACAGCTTGTTGGTGAAATAATGACTAAAGAAAATCTTATCACAGCTCCAGTGGGAACTACTTTAGAACAGGCAAAAGAAGTTCTTCTTTCTAATAGAATAGAAAAGCTTCCTATAACTGATGAAGCAGGATATTTAAAAGGTCTTATTACAATAAAAGATATAGATAATCTGGTAGAATATCCAAATGCTTGTAAAGATACTCATGGAACTCTTAGAGTAGGAGCAGCAGTAGGAATTGGAGCGGATACATTAGAAAGAGTAGAAGCTTTAGTAAGAGCAGGAGTAGATATTATAACTGTTGATTCAGCACATGGTCATTCAGCAGGAGTTATAAAGAAAATAAGAGAAATAAGAGAAGCCTTTCCTGATTTAAACTTAATTGGAGGGAATATAGTAACTGCAGAAGCTGCATTGGATCTTATAGCTGCTGGAGTAAACGCAGTGAAAGTAGGAATTGGACCAGGGTCAATTTGTACAACAAGAGTTGTAGCAGGGGTAGGGGTTCCTCAACTTACAGCTGTAAATGATGTATACCAAGTATGTAAAGACAGAGGTATAGGAGTAATAGCTGATGGAGGAATAAAACTTTCTGGAGATATTGTAAAAGCATTAGCTGCTGGAGCAGATTGTGTGATGCTTGGAGGACTTTTAGCTGGAACTAAAGAGGCACCAGGTGAAGAAATTATTCTTGAAGGAAGAAGATATAAAATATATGTAGGAATGGGTTCTATTGCAGCAATGAAGAGAGGATCAAAAGATAGATATTTCCAAAATGATGCTCAGAAACTAGTTCCAGAAGGAATAGAAGGACGTATTGCATACAAAGGAAATCTTAAAGATGTAATATTCCAACTTTGTGGTGGGATCAGAGCAGGTATGGGATACTGCGGAACACCGACTATAGAAGATCTTAAAATAAATGGAAGATTTATAAAAATAACAGGAGCAGGATTAAAAGAAAGCCATCCACATGATATTACTATAACTAAAGAGGCTCCAAACTATTCTAAATAG
- a CDS encoding D-arabinose 5-phosphate isomerase — protein MDIINYAKEVFDSEIEELKIVRDKINREIIDVVEEILKSEGKVVVTGIGKSGLIGKKIAATLASTGTHSVFMNSAEGLHGDLGMISKEDVVIVISNSGNSDEIIAILPSIKKIGAKIVAMTGNRNSKLGREADYILNIGVKREGCPLNLAPMSSTTSTLVMGDALAAILIKKRDFKPENFALYHPGGSLGKRLLMKVRDVMHKEDMLPLCDKESIIDDVILTMTDKRLGAVCVMNGDLMVGIITEGDIRRALKRREEFFGFKAKDIMTRNFTKVDSESMAIDALELMENRESQISVLPVFDKDKLVGMVRVHDLLNVVGR, from the coding sequence ATGGATATAATTAATTATGCCAAGGAAGTTTTTGATTCAGAAATAGAAGAGTTAAAAATAGTAAGAGATAAAATTAATAGAGAGATAATAGATGTAGTGGAAGAAATACTTAAATCAGAAGGAAAAGTAGTAGTAACAGGTATAGGAAAATCAGGATTGATTGGGAAAAAAATAGCTGCTACACTCGCTTCAACAGGAACACATTCAGTATTTATGAATTCAGCAGAAGGACTTCATGGAGATCTTGGAATGATATCTAAGGAGGATGTAGTTATAGTTATATCAAATAGTGGAAATAGTGATGAAATAATTGCTATACTTCCATCTATAAAAAAAATAGGTGCAAAGATAGTTGCTATGACAGGAAATAGAAATTCAAAACTTGGAAGAGAAGCAGATTATATATTAAATATAGGAGTGAAAAGAGAAGGATGTCCTCTTAATCTTGCACCAATGTCATCTACAACAAGTACATTAGTAATGGGAGATGCTCTTGCAGCTATTCTCATAAAAAAAAGAGATTTTAAACCAGAGAATTTTGCATTATATCATCCAGGTGGAAGTCTGGGAAAAAGACTTTTAATGAAAGTAAGAGATGTGATGCATAAAGAAGATATGCTTCCTTTATGTGATAAAGAAAGCATAATAGATGATGTAATATTAACAATGACAGATAAAAGACTTGGAGCTGTCTGTGTAATGAATGGGGATCTGATGGTTGGGATAATCACAGAGGGAGATATAAGAAGAGCTTTAAAAAGAAGAGAAGAATTTTTTGGATTTAAAGCAAAAGATATTATGACAAGAAACTTTACTAAGGTAGATAGTGAAAGTATGGCAATAGATGCTTTGGAACTTATGGAAAACAGAGAAAGCCAAATATCAGTTCTTCCTGTATTTGACAAGGATAAATTAGTAGGAATGGTAAGAGTACATGACCTTCTAAATGTTGTAGGAAGATAA
- a CDS encoding putative transposase, with protein MQKPINNNIFFQLNQPKLFNFLQYEISDDDPVRKLSSILEGLDFSSLMQAFSYKTKVHPIRMFSIIVYAYSRNLTSTRDIEMACHENIKFRFLLQDSKIPDHSTISRFLVKTEDILPDLFEQFVEKIFEMENISTETIYIDGTKIEAYANKYTFVWKKSIEKYRTRLDEKILELISNFNDDFNLQYDNFLEIYSYLSNLNFQIVKGRGKRKSKEQKYLELCAEYLEKYQKYSNHFKNLNGRNSYSKTDIDATFMRMKDDHMRNGQLKPGYNLQIGVISEYISSYEIFSNPSDSKTLIPFLEKISSQNLEIKNIVADAGYESISNYEYLEKMDYTSYIKPIYFEKSKIRKFKNDLNRVENLIYNNSENKLFRKDGLELEFLYSNKNNTVQYFWNPETNKKIKYNARFRILSNKSKENVSSNYGKQLRMNRSIQVEGAFAVLKEDMKLRKLKVRSKKSVLREICLFCIAYNFNRYLSRNINNRLGTTLHSLKVA; from the coding sequence ATGCAAAAACCAATTAATAATAACATTTTTTTTCAATTAAATCAACCCAAACTTTTTAATTTTTTACAATATGAAATTTCTGATGATGATCCTGTAAGAAAACTTAGCTCAATATTGGAGGGATTAGATTTTAGTAGTTTAATGCAAGCATTTTCTTACAAAACAAAGGTACATCCTATCAGAATGTTTTCTATCATTGTTTATGCCTATTCGCGCAATTTAACTTCTACTAGAGATATAGAAATGGCTTGCCATGAAAATATTAAATTTAGGTTTCTTTTACAAGATTCTAAAATTCCTGATCACTCTACTATTTCTAGATTCTTAGTAAAAACTGAAGATATTCTTCCAGATCTATTTGAACAATTCGTTGAAAAAATTTTTGAAATGGAAAATATTTCCACTGAAACAATATATATTGATGGCACTAAAATTGAAGCATATGCTAATAAATATACATTTGTTTGGAAAAAATCTATTGAGAAATATAGAACTAGATTAGATGAAAAAATTCTTGAATTAATTTCAAATTTTAATGATGATTTCAACTTACAATATGACAACTTCCTTGAAATATATTCATATCTTTCTAATTTGAATTTTCAAATAGTCAAAGGTAGAGGAAAGAGAAAATCTAAAGAGCAAAAGTATTTAGAATTATGCGCAGAATACTTAGAAAAGTATCAAAAATATTCTAATCATTTTAAAAATCTTAATGGTAGAAATAGCTATTCAAAAACTGATATAGATGCTACTTTTATGAGAATGAAAGATGACCATATGAGAAATGGTCAATTAAAACCTGGATATAATCTACAAATAGGAGTGATTAGTGAATATATTTCTTCATATGAAATTTTTTCTAACCCTTCTGATTCTAAAACTTTGATTCCATTTTTAGAGAAAATTTCATCTCAAAATTTAGAAATTAAAAATATTGTAGCTGATGCAGGATATGAAAGTATTTCAAATTATGAATATTTGGAAAAAATGGACTATACTTCATACATAAAACCAATATATTTTGAAAAATCTAAAATCAGAAAGTTTAAAAATGATTTAAACAGAGTAGAAAATTTAATATATAATAATTCTGAAAATAAGCTATTTAGAAAAGATGGATTAGAATTAGAATTTCTATACTCTAACAAAAATAATACAGTTCAATATTTTTGGAATCCTGAAACTAACAAAAAAATTAAGTACAATGCGAGATTTAGAATTTTATCAAATAAATCAAAAGAGAATGTATCAAGCAATTATGGAAAACAATTAAGAATGAACAGAAGTATTCAAGTAGAAGGTGCTTTTGCAGTTTTGAAAGAAGATATGAAATTGCGAAAATTAAAAGTTCGAAGTAAAAAAAGTGTTTTAAGAGAAATATGTTTGTTTTGTATCGCTTACAACTTCAACAGATATCTAAGCAGAAATATAAATAATCGCTTAGGAACAACACTTCACTCATTAAAAGTAGCTTAG
- the kdsA gene encoding 2-dehydro-3-deoxyphosphooctonate aldolase has protein sequence MLVSEVKKVKVGKNIEIGGKNRFTLIAGPCVIESEELVMEVAGKVKEICDRLGINYIFKASFDKANRSSIHSYRGPGIEEGLRILQKVKDRYGLPVVTDVHEVWQCKKVAEVVDLIQIPAFLCRQTDLLIAAAETGLPVNVKKGQFLAPWDMKNVVTKMEESGNPNVMLCERGSTFGYNNMVVDMRAFMEMRKFGYPVVFDVTHAVQKPGGLGTATSGDREYVYPLMRAGLAIGVDAIFAEVHPNPEKALSDGPNMLYLSELEEILKMAVKIDDLVKGR, from the coding sequence ATGCTGGTAAGTGAAGTAAAGAAAGTTAAAGTAGGAAAAAATATAGAGATTGGTGGCAAAAACAGATTCACTTTGATAGCAGGTCCATGTGTAATAGAATCTGAAGAATTAGTGATGGAAGTAGCAGGAAAAGTAAAAGAAATATGTGACAGATTAGGAATAAACTATATATTTAAAGCCTCTTTTGATAAAGCTAATAGATCATCTATTCATTCATATAGAGGACCTGGAATAGAAGAGGGACTTAGAATATTGCAAAAAGTAAAAGATAGATATGGTCTTCCAGTTGTAACAGATGTACATGAAGTATGGCAGTGTAAAAAAGTAGCAGAGGTGGTAGACCTTATACAAATACCAGCATTTTTATGCAGACAGACAGATTTGCTGATAGCAGCAGCTGAAACAGGTCTTCCTGTAAATGTAAAAAAAGGACAATTTCTTGCTCCATGGGATATGAAAAATGTAGTAACTAAAATGGAAGAAAGTGGGAATCCCAATGTTATGCTTTGTGAAAGAGGAAGTACATTTGGATATAATAATATGGTAGTAGATATGAGAGCTTTTATGGAAATGAGAAAATTTGGATATCCAGTAGTATTTGATGTAACTCATGCAGTACAAAAGCCAGGTGGATTAGGAACAGCTACTTCTGGAGACAGAGAATATGTTTATCCGCTAATGAGGGCAGGACTTGCAATAGGAGTAGATGCAATATTTGCAGAGGTACATCCAAATCCAGAGAAAGCTTTGTCAGATGGACCTAATATGCTTTATTTATCTGAGCTTGAAGAGATACTGAAAATGGCAGTAAAGATAGATGATCTTGTAAAAGGAAGATAA
- a CDS encoding putative tRNA pseudouridylate synthase: protein MDIRTIEKSKKWGYMFYISYNGQKFQSFDEMDGKKSIKGKFKEIMKTIGFTWAKGIQQAGRTDAKVSANENILYVSSNFNGDINKVQEQFNKNSDADLRVTMIKKTFPNIIFPDMIEKREYIYSYPEKFIKNTETEIKKICEELSGIYDVSEFTDKKGLELKEHIREVKVTYIKGKLIFIGNSFMPKQVRIMSGYILTGKKEPLMGKYLTLEKIYLKNEMKNIIFQEILDKSEKNVIKIEKTVDESLYIFYVSQGKRGEFIGKNGKNIKEMKKKYGDIVVREI from the coding sequence ATGGATATAAGAACAATAGAAAAAAGTAAGAAATGGGGATATATGTTCTATATCTCATATAATGGACAAAAATTTCAATCTTTTGATGAAATGGATGGAAAGAAAAGTATAAAAGGAAAATTTAAAGAGATAATGAAAACTATTGGATTTACTTGGGCAAAAGGGATACAGCAAGCAGGGAGAACAGATGCAAAAGTAAGTGCAAATGAGAATATCCTCTATGTCAGTAGTAATTTTAATGGAGACATAAATAAAGTACAAGAGCAGTTTAATAAAAATTCTGATGCTGATTTAAGGGTTACCATGATAAAAAAAACTTTCCCTAATATTATATTTCCAGATATGATAGAAAAAAGAGAGTATATATATTCATATCCTGAAAAGTTTATTAAAAATACAGAAACAGAAATAAAAAAGATTTGTGAAGAACTTAGTGGAATATATGATGTAAGTGAATTTACTGATAAAAAAGGACTTGAACTTAAGGAGCATATAAGAGAAGTAAAGGTTACATATATAAAAGGAAAATTAATATTTATAGGTAATTCTTTTATGCCCAAGCAAGTAAGGATAATGTCTGGATATATACTCACAGGGAAAAAAGAACCTCTTATGGGAAAATATCTGACTCTTGAAAAAATCTATTTAAAAAATGAAATGAAAAATATAATTTTTCAGGAAATTTTAGATAAATCAGAAAAAAATGTAATTAAAATTGAAAAAACAGTAGATGAAAGCTTATATATTTTCTATGTATCTCAAGGAAAAAGAGGGGAATTCATAGGAAAAAATGGTAAAAATATAAAAGAAATGAAGAAAAAATATGGAGATATAGTAGTGAGGGAGATCTAA
- a CDS encoding putative sodium:dicarboxylate symporter: MLKKKIGLANKILIGMILGAIAGLVIGPKITAISVIGDVFLRLLRMSVVPLIFANVVLAVAGMGDLRRLGKIGIKLIIIFLATTFVAAGIGLFSALVIRPGVGFVMTDVSGIVEKGAPTVSSVILGFFPVNIMQSFSEGNMLQIITFAIFSGIAILLLKEEDKKRMLDMFGTLSRFIMMILKFVMGFTPYGVFALMATTTGKYGTGIFGPLGKFIITIYIGLILHAFIVYGGMYLAASGKSPITFYKKIAPVWTTSFATCSTAATIPVSIKVCEDELKLKKDIAGFTIPVGATMNMDGNGLWYGVVAVFVSQVLGIEMSLYQMFIAVFTGVLMTLGSPGIPGGIFVATTIFLTTLGLPIEFVGLLGGIFRIMDMGITTVNVVGSVVVAAVLDAGERKNEQREAVEEGQ, translated from the coding sequence ATGTTAAAGAAAAAGATAGGGTTAGCCAACAAGATATTGATTGGTATGATTCTGGGGGCAATAGCTGGACTTGTTATAGGACCAAAAATAACAGCAATATCTGTTATAGGAGATGTTTTTTTAAGACTATTGAGAATGTCAGTTGTACCTCTTATTTTTGCTAATGTTGTTTTAGCAGTAGCAGGTATGGGAGATTTAAGACGTCTTGGAAAGATTGGAATTAAACTCATTATTATCTTTTTAGCTACAACATTTGTTGCAGCAGGTATTGGATTGTTTTCTGCTCTTGTTATAAGACCAGGAGTAGGATTTGTAATGACAGATGTCAGCGGAATAGTTGAAAAAGGGGCGCCTACTGTAAGCAGTGTTATTTTAGGATTTTTCCCTGTTAATATAATGCAGTCATTCTCAGAAGGAAATATGCTTCAGATAATTACTTTTGCTATATTTTCTGGTATAGCTATTCTTTTGTTAAAAGAGGAAGATAAAAAACGTATGCTGGATATGTTTGGAACTCTTTCTCGTTTCATAATGATGATACTAAAATTTGTTATGGGATTCACTCCATATGGTGTTTTTGCTCTTATGGCAACAACAACAGGAAAATATGGAACAGGTATATTTGGACCATTAGGAAAATTTATAATTACTATTTATATAGGACTAATATTACATGCTTTTATAGTTTATGGTGGAATGTATTTAGCAGCTTCAGGAAAGAGTCCGATTACATTCTATAAAAAAATAGCACCAGTATGGACTACAAGCTTTGCTACATGTAGTACAGCTGCAACTATTCCAGTATCTATAAAAGTCTGTGAAGATGAATTAAAATTGAAAAAAGATATAGCTGGATTTACTATTCCAGTAGGGGCAACAATGAATATGGATGGAAATGGGCTATGGTATGGAGTAGTAGCAGTATTTGTATCTCAAGTACTAGGTATTGAAATGTCTTTATATCAGATGTTCATAGCTGTTTTCACAGGTGTCTTAATGACTTTAGGAAGTCCTGGCATCCCTGGTGGAATATTTGTTGCAACAACTATTTTTCTTACAACTTTAGGATTGCCAATAGAATTTGTTGGTCTTTTAGGAGGAATCTTCCGTATAATGGATATGGGAATCACTACTGTAAATGTAGTAGGATCTGTAGTCGTAGCTGCTGTACTGGATGCTGGTGAAAGAAAAAACGAGCAGAGAGAAGCAGTTGAGGAGGGGCAGTAA